The Paraburkholderia megapolitana genomic sequence CTTCGCGGCGACCTGCTCGCCCATGCGCCCAGCAAACGCCGACGAGCCCTTACGATTGAAGTCGCCTTCGAGCCCGTGACCGATCGCTTCGTGCAGCAGCACGCCGGGCCAGCCTGGCCCGAGCACGACGGTCATCGCGCCGGCCGGTGCGGGCCGCGCGTCGAGATTGACGAGCGCTGCGTGCACCGCGTCGTCGACATACTTCGACAGGATCGCGTCGGTGAAATAGCCGTAGTCGAAGCGCCCGCCGCCACCGCCGCTGCCAATTTCACGGCGGCCGTTCTGTTCGGCGATCACCGTGACCGATACGCGTACGAGCGGGCGGATGTCGGCGGCAAAACCGCCGTCGCTACGCGCTACCAGCACGACGTCGTATTCGCCGGCGAGCCCTGCCATGACCTGCGTGATGCGCGGATCGCGGCTGCGTGCGATCTGTTCGACACGTTCGAGCAGCTTGACCTTGGCGGTCGCATCGAGCGAATGCAGCGGGTCGGACGGCAGGTACAGATCGCGCCCGGCGATGCCTGTCAGTGACGACGCGACCTTCACCTTCTGCTTGCCGCCGCCGGCCTTCGCGATCGAGCGCGTCGCGATCGCAGCCTGACGGATAGCTTCGGGCGAGAGATCGTCGGAATAGGCGAAGGCGGTGCGGTCGCCGGACACGGCGCGCACGCCGACGCCCTGGTCGATGCTGAAGCTGCCCGACTTGACGATGCCCTCTTCGAGGCTCCATGCCTCGCTGCGGGTCGCCTGGAAGTACAGGTCTGCGTAGTCGACGCGGTGCGTGAAAATCTCGGCGAGCGTGCGGGTGAGCAGGGACTCGTCGAGACCGTAGGGCGTCAGAAGCACGTCCTTCGCGGTCGCGAGATTACGAATTCCGGGTTCGATGATGTTCATGCGGATGTGAGTCGATTAGATCGGGTCGTAAGTTTGGGGATATCGCGAGCTGGCGGTTCGGATTGCTGCGGTTGTCCGCAGTTGCCATTGTCATTCGATACGCATATTCGATGCGGATAGGTTATCAGATGGTTCGAATGGGCCGGATTTCAATGGTTGTATCGGACTTGTCAGGCAAGCACGCGGTGACGCAAGGCGGGCAGGCTCGCCCGGACTTCGTCGATGCGCGCACGTTCGATATTGCCCGCGACCACTCCGGCACCTTCTTCGCGTACCGAGACGATTTCGCCCCACGGATCGATCAGCATGCTGTGGCCCCACGTGCGGCGGCCGGTTTCATGCGTGCCGCCCTGCGCAGCCGCGAGCACGTAGCACTGGTTTTCGACCGCACGTGCGCGCAGCAAGGTTTCCCAGTGCGCCCGACCGGTCGTGTAAGTGAACGCCGACGGCACGACGATCAGCGCGCAATCGCCGAGCTTGCGATACAGCTCGGGAAAGCGCAGGTCGTAGCACACCGACAGGCCGACGCGGCCAAACGGGGCTTCGAAGGTCGTGACGCTGTCGCCGGGACGGATCGTGCGCGCCTCGTTGAACGATTCGGCGCCTTTCTCGAAACTGAACAGATGAATCTTGTCGTAGCGCGCCGCTTCGTTCCCCTGCGGATCGAACACGAGCGTGGTATTCAGTACGCGCTCCGGTTCCGGCGCAGTAAGCGGCAGCGTTCCACCGATCACCCACACGCCATGCCGGCGCGCGGCGTCGGCGAGAAAGCGCTGGATCGGGCCGTCGCGATATGCTTCGCGGATCGACAGTTTGTCGGTGTCCTTGAAGCCCATGAAGCAGAAATATTCGGGCAGTAGCACGAGCTGCGCGCCATCGGCGGCGGCTTCGGCGATCAGGCGTTCGGCTTCGGCGAGATTGCGCTCGCGATCGGGCGTCGTCACCATTTGCAACGCGGCAACGCGGGTGGACGACGCGGCTTCGGATGGGGAATGGGCGTGTTGATCGCTCATGAGATTGTCGAAAGGTTCCGGGCAGGGCCGCGGCGCTGATAGCGCGTGCCGCGGGCGAGAACGAGACTGGCCGCCTCGGCGCCGCGCCGCATGGAACAAGGGTTCAAGGAGCGGTCGCCGCAGAAGCGGGTGCGTCCATCTTACCCCGATCGCCATGGACCCGCTCGACATGCGGTTTGGACCAAGAACCGGTAATCGCGTAGTCGAGTGCGAAGGCTTTGCCGATCGAATGCGATAGCGCCAGATCCGCCGCCAGCACGCCGAGTCCGAGCAACGGATTGATCACGGCGACCGCTACGGCGGCGGCGCCCGCGCTGACCGTTGGGATGACGTGGACGTTCAGATTCTGCGTTTCGTGCGCGAGGTCGACCGTGCCGCGCATATCGGCGCGCGCCGGCGCGGTGATCATCTCGAAGTTGTCGGTGCGACCGATGCCGTTGTTGATCTCGCCGGTGCCCTTGATGCTTTCGAACGGCAGGCCCTTGCCGATCACATCCTTGAAGTTCAACGTCGCGAAGCGCGCAAGACTTTGCAGACTCAGCACGCCGAGCAGCTTCGCCGCGCCCGGATCGACCTTGAGGATCTGGCCGTGATGCAAATCGAGCGACAGGTTGCCGTTGAGCGTCGGGTAATCGATTGCAGTCGGGCCGCCGCGCCAGCCAACCTTGCCCGCCAGCACGCCCGAACCGCCCTTGACGGTGCGCGGCAGTCCCGCGCGCTCGAGCAGTTCGCCCGCGTCCTTGATGTCGAGCTTGAAGTCGAACACCGTGCGGCGCGGTGTGTCCTCGTCGGCGTTCGAACCGAGCCGGCGCGACGTGCGCCAGTTGCCGGTCGCGGTCAGCTTCGCGGCCGGATTGCTGACTTCGAGCGTATCGAGTTGCCACACCGGCACGCCGTCTTCGTCGCTGTTGTGCGCATCGACTTCGAGCCGGCCGAAGTTGCGGCCGCGCACGATCAGTTCGTTGACGACCAGATCGATCGTCGGCATGTTCTGCGCCGGCGCCGAGATCGCCTGGCCGAGCAGATCGTTTTCCGACGCGGAGGGAATGACGAGGCGTGCGAGGCGTGCCTGCAGCGTGCCCGGCGAATCCTTGCTGGCACCAGGCAGCCACGACACGTGACCGGACACC encodes the following:
- the tldD gene encoding metalloprotease TldD; its protein translation is MNIIEPGIRNLATAKDVLLTPYGLDESLLTRTLAEIFTHRVDYADLYFQATRSEAWSLEEGIVKSGSFSIDQGVGVRAVSGDRTAFAYSDDLSPEAIRQAAIATRSIAKAGGGKQKVKVASSLTGIAGRDLYLPSDPLHSLDATAKVKLLERVEQIARSRDPRITQVMAGLAGEYDVVLVARSDGGFAADIRPLVRVSVTVIAEQNGRREIGSGGGGGRFDYGYFTDAILSKYVDDAVHAALVNLDARPAPAGAMTVVLGPGWPGVLLHEAIGHGLEGDFNRKGSSAFAGRMGEQVAAKGVTVVDDGTLPNRRGSLNIDDEGNPTQCTTLIENGILKGYIQDTLNARLMKMPVTGNARRESYAALPMPRMTNTYMLNGDRDPQEIIESVKNGLYAVNFGGGQVDITNGKFVFSASEAYMIENGKISYPVKGATLIGSGPESLKYVTMIGNDMALDSGVGVCGKEGQSVPVGVGQPTLRIEKMTVGGTA
- a CDS encoding carbon-nitrogen hydrolase family protein is translated as MSDQHAHSPSEAASSTRVAALQMVTTPDRERNLAEAERLIAEAAADGAQLVLLPEYFCFMGFKDTDKLSIREAYRDGPIQRFLADAARRHGVWVIGGTLPLTAPEPERVLNTTLVFDPQGNEAARYDKIHLFSFEKGAESFNEARTIRPGDSVTTFEAPFGRVGLSVCYDLRFPELYRKLGDCALIVVPSAFTYTTGRAHWETLLRARAVENQCYVLAAAQGGTHETGRRTWGHSMLIDPWGEIVSVREEGAGVVAGNIERARIDEVRASLPALRHRVLA